The Henckelia pumila isolate YLH828 chromosome 2, ASM3356847v2, whole genome shotgun sequence genome includes a window with the following:
- the LOC140880688 gene encoding proline--tRNA ligase, cytoplasmic → MAGKDANSSAAKGKKKEVKKETGLGLSYKKDDNFGEWYSEVVVNGELIEYYDISGCYILRPWAMSIWEIMQAFFDTEIKKMKIKNCYFPLFVSSGVLEKEKDHIEGFAPEVAWVTKSGNSELEMPIAIRPTSETVMYPYFSKWIRGHRDLPLRLNQWCNVVRWEFSNPTPFIRSREFLWQEGHTAFATKEEADTEVLDILELYRRIYEEFLAVPVIKGKKSEHEKFAGGLYTTTVEAFVPNTGRGVQAATSHCLGQNFAKMFEINFENEKGEKAMVWQNSWAYTTRSIGVMIMVHGDDKGLVLPPKVASAQVIVIPVPYKDADTQGIIDACAATVKSLNESGIRAEADFRDNYSPGWKYSHWEMKGVPLRIEIGPKDFANNQVRAVRRDNAAKIDIPMASLVEQVKDLLDNIQQSLFDVAKQKRDACLQVAHTWEEFIEALGQKKMILAPWCDEEEVEKDVKARTKGDIGAAKSLCSPFDQPDLPEGTLCFASGKPAKKWTYWGRSY, encoded by the exons ATGGCTGGTAAAGATGCCAACAGCTCTGCTGCCA AAGGAAAGAAGAAGGAAGTGAAAAAAGAGACGGGATTGGGCCTTTCTTACAAGAAAGACGATAACTTCGGAGAGTGGTACTCTGAG GTGGTTGTCAATGGTGAATTGATTGAGTATTATGACATATCTGGATGTTATATCCTGCGTCCTTGGGCAATGTCTATTTGGGAGATCATGCAA GCATTCTTTGATACAGAAATcaagaaaatgaaaataaaaaactgCTACTTTCCCCTCTTTGTATCCTCTGGCGTCCTAGAAAAGGAGAAGGACCATATAGAGGGGTTTGCTCCTGAG GTTGCTTGGGTGACAAAATCTGGAAATTCTGAACTGGAGATGCCCATTGCTATTCGTCCTACCAGTGAAACTGTCATGTATCCATACTTTTCCAAGTGGATTAGGGGGCATCGTGATTTGCCTCTGAGGCTCAATCAGTGGTGTAACGTTGTTAGATGGGAATTTAGCAATCCCACTCCATTTATCAG GAGTCGTGAGTTTCTTTGGCAGGAAGGTCATACTGCTTTTGCAACCAAAGAGGAGGCTGATACAGAG GTTCTTGATATTTTGGAACTCTATAGGCGTATATATGAAGAATTCTTGGCTGTCCCCGTTATTAAGGGGAAAAAGAGTGAGCATGAGAAGTTTGCTGGCGGGCTTTATACAACGACCGTAGAG GCTTTTGTCCCAAACACTGGACGTGGTGTGCAAGCTGCAACTTCACACTGTCTGGGCCAGAATTTTGCTAAAATGTTTGAGATTAATTTTGAGAATGAAAAAGGAGAAAAGGCTATGGTTTGGCAGAATTCTTGGGCATATACTACTAGATCG ATAGGGGTGATGATAATGGTTCATGGTGATGATAAAGGCTTGGTGTTGCCTCCTAAAGTTGCATCTGCTCAAGTTATTGTAATTCCCGTGCCCTATAAAGATGCAGACACTCAGGGAATAATTGATGCATGTGCAGCCACTGTAAAATCCTTGAATGAATCAGGGATTCGTGCTGAGGCTGATTTTAGAGACAATTATTCTCCTGGGTGGAAGTATTCTCATTGGGAAATGAAAGGTGTCCCTCTTAGGATTGAAATAGGACCAAAAGACTTTGCCAATAATCAG GTGCGTGCTGTTCGACGTGACAATGCGGCAAAAATCGATATTCCTATGGCTAGTTTGGTCGAACAAGTGAAAGACCTGCTCGATAATATTCAACAAAGTCTTTTTGATGTTGCAAAGCAAAAACGAGATGCCTGCCTTCAGGTTGCACATACCTGGGAAGAATTCATAGAAGCACTAGGCCAGAAGAAGATGATTCTGGCTCCGTGGTGTGATGAGGAG GAGGTTGAGAAGGATGTGAAGGCCCGTACAAAGGGCGACATTGGTGCAGCCAAGTCACTGTGTTCTCCATTTGACCAGCCCGACCTCCCAGAAG GTACGTTGTGCTTCGCCTCAGGGAAACCTGCCAAGAAGTGGACCTATTGGGGCCGTAGTTATTGA
- the LOC140885505 gene encoding uncharacterized protein isoform X1 yields MPESGVLCQREPAHLVDQNEPLDKFLLNQRFHQSFMEFADSCLAGESVHFYEEVQQPDKRNIEFKVVSEIGMIDNILKIQNDVKHELEEIHLGAIREVKEESGIDTEFLEVVAFRWSSCLPFFLLGGNVISPVVGM; encoded by the exons ATGCCTGAATCTGGTGTTCTATGTCAGAGAGAACCAGCTCACTTGGTGGATCAAAACGAACCTTTGGATAAGTTTCTTTTGAACCAAAGATTTCACCAGTCTTTCATGGAATTTGCCGATAG CTGTTTGGCTGGGGAAAGTGTCCATTTCTATGAAGAGGTGCAGCAGCCCGACAAAAGAAATATTGAATTTAAagttgtttctg AGATTGGGATGATAGATAATATATTGAAGATCCAAAATGATGTCAAACATGAG TTAGAGGAGATCCATTTGGGAGCTATAAGAGAAGTAAAAGAAGAAAGTGGG ATTGATACTGAATTTTTGGAAGTTGTAGCTTTCAG GTGGTCGAGTTGTCTTCCTTTTTTCCTCCTTGGTGGGAATGTAATCAGCCCTGTTGTGGGAATGTAA
- the LOC140885505 gene encoding regulator of G-protein signaling 1-like isoform X2, which produces MPESGVLCQREPAHLVDQNEPLDKFLLNQRFHQSFMEFADSCLAGESVHFYEEVQQPDKRNIEFKVVSEIGMIDNILKIQNDVKHEVVELSSFFPPWWECNQPCCGNVI; this is translated from the exons ATGCCTGAATCTGGTGTTCTATGTCAGAGAGAACCAGCTCACTTGGTGGATCAAAACGAACCTTTGGATAAGTTTCTTTTGAACCAAAGATTTCACCAGTCTTTCATGGAATTTGCCGATAG CTGTTTGGCTGGGGAAAGTGTCCATTTCTATGAAGAGGTGCAGCAGCCCGACAAAAGAAATATTGAATTTAAagttgtttctg AGATTGGGATGATAGATAATATATTGAAGATCCAAAATGATGTCAAACATGAG GTGGTCGAGTTGTCTTCCTTTTTTCCTCCTTGGTGGGAATGTAATCAGCCCTGTTGTGGGAATGTAATTTAG